From one Lycium barbarum isolate Lr01 chromosome 6, ASM1917538v2, whole genome shotgun sequence genomic stretch:
- the LOC132645228 gene encoding uncharacterized protein LOC132645228, with amino-acid sequence MAPSLLSSSSKGVVISVPALILSGAALSGVFLFFLFWSPPCNCPVTPTVSAVGGSRSGNGEGISTSSEDIEWVKKQIEGNGLHMADNVLRKGINPRTRQQQLQDLLQFKGISHYEEQANNHTALPCPGELLVEEHHSNYGEPWAGGRDVFEFLAESAHLTPNSQVLEIGCGTLRVGLHFIRYLNPEHFHCLERDELSLMAAFRYELPSQGLLHKRPLIVRGEDMDFSKFGSGTMYDLIYASAVFLHMPDKLVWIGLERLAGKLRPLEGRIFVSHNIKFCSRLRGEECTKRLNDLGLEYIGKFTHDSLLFNHYEIWFGFRRFRA; translated from the exons ATGGCTccttcattattatcatcatcatcaaagGGAGTAGTAATATCAGTGCCGGCACTAATTCTCTCCGGCGCCGCCTTGTCCGGCGTattcctcttctttcttttctggtcacCACCGTGTAACTGCCCTGTCACTCCAACAGTTTCTGCTGTCGGTGGGTCCAGATCCGGCAACGGAGAAGGGATATCCACGTCATCAGAAGATATAGAGTGGGTGAAGAAACAGATCGAGGGTAATGGACTACATATGGCTGATAATGTGTTACGTAAAGGGATTAATCCTCGTACACGTCAGCAGCAGCTCCAGGATCTTCTTCA GTTCAAGGGCATATCACATTATGAAGAACAAGCAAATAATCACACAGCCCTTCCTTGTCCTGGTGAACTCCTCGTAGAAGAGCACCATAGCAATTATGGAGAACCATGGGCTGGAGGGAGGGATGTTTTTGAATTCCTTGCAGAGTCAGCCCATCTAACCCCAAATTCCCAAGTTCTTGAGATTGGATGTGGGACTCTTCGTGTTGGATTACATTTCATCCGGTATTTGAACCCAGAACACTTCCActgtcttgagagagatgaactttctTTAATGGCTGCATTCAGGTATGAGCTTCCATCCCAAGGGCTATTACACAAGCGTCCCCTTATCGTTAGAGGTGAAGACATGGATTTCAGTAAATTTGGATCCGGAACTATGTATGATCTGATATATGCAAGTGCTGTTTTTCTACATATGCCTGATAAACTTGTTTGGATTGGTTTGGAGAGGTTAGCTGGTAAATTGAGACCTTTAGAAGGTCGAATCTTTGTGTCACATAATATCAAGTTCTGTTCACGGTTGAGAGGAGAAGAATGCACAAAGAGGCTGAATGATTTAGGGCTAGAGTACATTGGCAAGTTTACACATGATAGTTTGCTATTCAATCACTATGAAATTTGGTTTGGATTTAGGAGATTCAGAGCTTGA